From the genome of Brassica oleracea var. oleracea cultivar TO1000 chromosome C4, BOL, whole genome shotgun sequence:
AACCCATACAAAAGAAAGAACAATTATTTTATTTATAATTTGTTTATATCTAAGTTTAGGGGAAAAAGAAAACAAAATATTCTCTCCGATATTTCCTGTACTTCCATTTTTATCTCGAATTCGTTACTTTTCTTCTTTTCTTTTTTTCTTCTTTTTCACTTGGTCGGAAAATTCCAGCCAATCTCGAAAATCATCACACAAACAGCTGTTTCCGTATCCTATTTTAACTTTTCAGCCACCCGTTATTATTTTTTCAATTCCTCCTCCTGGGATGGTCATGATCTCATTGCAAACATAACCAGAATCAATGAAGCAACTCTCACTAGATTCTATTTTCTCGGGGGAAATCACGTTTCTCTGAGACGGTTATCTCGTTTGCAATCACGATTCTATCAATCTTTCTCTCTTTGTTCCGTTATGATACTTCAATCGCCTTTATTGGCATCGGAACAAAGAAACTCTCTGCCGACGAGGAGCAAACACGCAGAGAGGAGAAAAGTAGGAGAGGTAGCTGGAGGAGCGGCGGCCGAGTGTGCGGCGGTCTGGTGTTGCTGTCCTTGCGCGGTGGTGAACCTCGTCGTTCTCGCCGTGTACAGGGTTCCCGCGGCGGTTTGCAAGAAAGCGTGGAGACGAAGCAAACGACGGCGTTTTATGACGACGAAACGGCACGGTTTACTTGCGGAAGGGAGCCAGAGCACCGTGCACGCTAGATTGAAGGAGGAAGATCCAACGGCTGAGATTATTGTTTTTGAAGAAAGTGCAGTGAATGTGAATGGCGAGTTAAACGACGTTATGGTGCTTGAGGGTGAAATGTTGGAACGGTTTTACGGGACGGGGTTCTGGAGAAGCTTGTCAAAGAGGAACACGTGATAACCAACTCTTTGCAAAAAATAATACACTAGTAATTAATTATTTAATTTGACATATATATGTGTATCAAATGTGGCTTTAGTTAGTTAGAATTTTTTACATCAAGAGATATTTTATCACTTTTCATTTTTCAATTACATCCAAATCCAAAGCTATAATGCACTTGCAAGACACTTTCTCATGGGACATATAGAGAGAATATATATATTTGCTTTTGGTATCTTGTATATATGTTTTCTAATTGGTTTTCAAGTCTTTATCGAGTCTTCCTAGTCCTTTTCGAGTCATTACAGGTCTGGAGTTGTATTGGATGGGAAATGCACCAGTTGGAACAAAAGATGCAGAAAAGAATGCAATCTGGAGATTTTCACGCGGAACAGTCTGAGTGACTGTTCCCGATAGCGGAGCAACCCGAGTGACTGTTCCGGATAGAGCGGAGCAACCCAAGTGCATGTTCCAGCGGCAGAAATTTTTAAGGAAACTACAAGTCATTACGGGATTTGCCCTAATTATCCCATCTTTTTCTCCCAGCTGCCTGTGGCTTTGATATATCATATTTTTCACTTTCTTTTTACATTCTACGCTATTTTTTACACAAAGAACCAGACTTGAGCTTTTAGAGATTTGTGATTTGATACTTTATAAAGGGAGAAGGCTCCATCTCTCTCACGATAGAGAAGAACCCCATGAACCCTTTTTCTATTTTATCTACACATGTTTTATTCAGTCTCTGTCTCTGTGTTTTCTCTGTTCATGGATGGGTAGTCAACTTGCTTAGTGCAGGGTGTTTGGGTGTTAGATCCGTGAGTTAAACATAGATAAGTGAAACCATTGATTGTTTTCATTCATAAGTGNNNNNNNNNNNNNNNNNNNNNNNNNNNNNNNNNNNNNNNNNNNNNNNNNNNNNNNNNNNNNNNNNNNNNNNNNNNNNNNNNNNNNNNNNNNNNNNNNNNNNNNNNNNNNNNNNNNNNNNNNNNNNNNNNNNNNNNNNNNNNNNNNNNNNNNNNNNNNNNNNNNNNNNNNNNNNNNNNNNNNNNNNNNNNNNNNNNNNNNNNNNNNNNNNNNNNNNNNNNNNNNNNNNNNNNNNNNNNNTTGAGTGATCCGAGTTCTAGACTTGCTCTTAATTGAACTTGAATAATTGTTCGGCTCACACTTGCTTAACACCCGATCAAACCACCATAGGCTAGCATTTTAATTATCTGAAATACTTTAATTAATCTTGTTACTTGTTTCTCACGAAACCCTCAAATCTTAAAACTCCCATATTGTTTTCGCTAAGTATTGATACCATAAAGATAAAGTGTAATCGTTGGTCTCTGTGGATTCGATCCTAAAGTGCTACATCGACATACCATTCGATTGTGGTAGTGTGCACATTAGATTAATTGGTGTGTGTATGCACGTAATATCAATTTGGCGCCATTGCCGGGGACCATCTTTTTACCTTTATTTTTTGGTTATTTATTTAGTCTAAGACCTCTAACTTGCTATATCCTTTTTGTTGTAACTAATGTTCCAGGTGCATGACCAGTAGACATACTAGGAGAAACGCACAAGGAGAATTGGTCACACTTACCAACCAGGAGCTAGCAAGGTTAGAAAGAACAAATCGTCAACAGCCAAGGCAAACCGACACCACTATGGGTGATCACGCCAATCAAAATGATCTCACTACTGCAATGGCACTCATGCAGCAACAGATGAAAAAGTTGCAGCAGACCATTCAAGCGCAGGAACAAGCTGCTCAGCAGCAGCAAGAACAGCAGGCGCAGACTGTTCCGATCGGGACGAGAAACCTTCCGCGTAACATCCCTACTACGCGCTCTGTCATTGTTCCCCCCACCCTGCACCAGGCAAGACTTCAAGAGCAAGCCTGCTTTAATCGGTTTAGTGCAGAGAAAGGTGTTCTCTCTACAGAAATTCCAATGGAGCATATTGAGAGCTTCGAAAAAGTCTGCAGTTTCACTCGCGTGAATGGTGTTCCACCAGACTACATCAGGTGCATGTTATTCCCATTCTCTCTTGATGGAAAAGCTGCACGGTAGTTGAACTCTCTCCCTACCGGCTCTCTCACTTCATGGGAACAGGTCCAATCAGCGTTCCTCAACCATTTCTACTCTAAGGCGAGAACAGTTGCATTGAGGAACAAGATCACCTCCTTCAGACAGCTCACTGATGAGCCTTTTTGCGACACATGGGAGCGCTTCAATGACTATCGCAGAGAATGTCCTCACCATGGATTTGATGACGACTACCTTTTGGAAATTTTCTATGATGGAGTTGACTGAGAATTTCAGAGTGCTATGAACTCTGCCAGTAATGGAGACTTCATGACTCAGACCACTGATAGAGCGTTTAAGCTGATTGAGAACATGGCTGCTACCTCAACCAATAAGAACGAGGAGAGTGATTGCTCCAAGAAAGGGAACAGTTCTGACACCCAGAAGATAGATGAGCTGACTGCCAAGGTTGATCAGCTACTGAAAAACAACCAATGTCACGTCTTCAGCATGGAGCAAGCTACGGCCGGGCATATTCAGAACCAGAACCAACGACAACCGCAGAGCAATCGGCAAGCTGTTCCAGCTACCGAGAACAGTCAACCAGATGAGCTGAAGGGTCTGGGTATGATGATGCAACAGCTGTTGCAGGGTCAGCAGGTTCAGGCCAAAGTGTTGAATCAGGTAACCACGAAAATGGACACCAGGATGGGCAACATGTTCACTGAGCTGAATGCCAAGTATGACACTTTTGCGAGCCAAATAAGAAAGATCGATGTTCAGCTTGCTCAAACAGCTGAGAGTGTAAAGATGCAACAATGGACGCTCCCTGGAAAAACTGATAAAAATCCTAGGAATGAACATTATAATGCAATAGAGCAGTCGCTTGTCTCAAAAGCGATTGTAGACGAGCTGGGCATTGTTGATGTTGAGCTTTCTCAGGTGAAGCTGGCTTTTGCAAACTCTTCCATGACTGTCCCTTATGGAACAATTCGTAATCTTCTTGTTCAGGTTGAGGACTGTGTGCTCCATACCGAATTTCAGGTTGTTGAGATGAGCAAGGATCATGAGATGTCTTTGATCTTTGGAAGGTCATTTATAGTTACAGTGGGAGCGATCGTCGACATGCCTAATAAGAGAGTCTCCTTCTCCAACATCAACAAGAAGGTTTTCTACAAGGCTGTCCCAACCAGATCACAAATTCGATACGCCTCTTGCATCTCAGTGGTTAGTGGAGAACAGCCGGAAATTGTTCCTAAGAAGGAGCTTGGTAAAAAAGGTGAGATCAAAAAAGTCATGGATGGAGATCCTCACACTGATACCAAGAAACTCAGTGGGAATGCAAAGGCGAATGAAAAGGTCCAAAAGAAAAGGATTAAGGGTGACCCTATGATGACTTTGATACCTCGGTTGTGTGATGAGAAATCCATTGAGTATGAGGTAAAGTGCAAGGATACCTCTAAACCTTTCTCCAAAGTCAGAGCTATTTTCACACATGAGCTAAAAGAGAAAGGGGAAGTTGCTGTAAAAGAGTTGTTGAGCAGAGTCTTGAAGCTGAACATGTATTATTGTGGAGCTTGTTTTGGAACAAGCCCTCATGCTCAACCCGACTGATCCCCGTCACCAAGTTAAGCTAGTGACTTAAACCAAGCGATTGGTGGGAGGCAACCCACTGGTAAATGTAAATATAACTTGGTTTTGTTTTTTGTTTGCTTATTTTTCGTTTTAGTTTATTGAGTCTCAGGTCAAAAAGCAGAAAAATCCGAGATAATTAAAAATTCTGGGTTGCTGAAGCAGCGACTACTCTAGGCGGAGATCTTGCGATGGAACACCCAGAATTTTCTTGGAGCGCCCGCTCCACTCAGGTAAGTATCTCACACAAAAAAAACTTTTATTCTTATTTTCACCTTCTTTCTGATTTATTTTCACACCAGGGACGGNNNNNNNNNNNNNNNNNNNNNNNNNNNNNNNNNNNNNNNNNNNNNNNNNNNNNNNNNNNNNNNNNNNNNNNNNNNNNNNNNNNNNNNNNNNNNNNNNNNNNNNNNNNNNNNNNNNNNNNNNNNNNNNNNNNNNNNNNNNNNNNNNNNNNNNNNNNNNNNNNNNNNNNNNNNNNNNNNNNNNNNNNNNNNNNNNNNNNNNNNNNNNNNNNNNNNNNNNNNNNNNNNNNNNNNNNNNNNNNNNNNNNNNNNNNNNNNNNNNNNNNNNNNNNNNNNNNNNNNNNNNNNNNNNNNNNNNNNNNNNNNNNNNNNNNNNNNNNNNNNNNNNNNNNNNNNNNNNNNNNNNNNNNNNNNNNNNNNNNNNNNNNNNNNNNNNNNNNNNNNNNNNNNNNNNNNNNNNNNNNNNNNNNNNNNNNNNNNNNNNNNNNNNNNNNNNNNNNNNNNNNNNNN
Proteins encoded in this window:
- the LOC106340148 gene encoding uncharacterized protein LOC106340148; the protein is MILQSPLLASEQRNSLPTRSKHAERRKVGEVAGGAAAECAAVWCCCPCAVVNLVVLAVYRVPAAVCKKAWRRSKRRRFMTTKRHGLLAEGSQSTVHARLKEEDPTAEIIVFEESAVNVNGELNDVMVLEGEMLERFYGTGFWRSLSKRNT